One window from the genome of Gemmatimonadota bacterium encodes:
- a CDS encoding MFS transporter — protein sequence MYSELLNRRFIALLIVSFFSSFVSAPLNTLLPVYVEADLLGTPLFSGGLRAAFLILGGVFAVPAGRLADTWGVKPVYVLGTLGPILAGVIFYSGDPLLLTALCTGIGISSGFNSAGGQSYLISAAPSSVIGIASAGYFLGNTLGSASGNFLSGPIADAYGFQTLGFCITLAGVVLILMSILALPAIPSPKSADNGRNLSAFIQLFRRLDVCLLLGIRYLPTSYWGAVTLLLPLLIFRIAGTSTAATNYSAISLIIAACFQVLTGRLCDRIGRWQPILVSASLVAISALGLALTAHTLAGIYAFGILATASAWSLSTTMPGLIQLIAREDEKGRVVGAAHLAWSLGMLSGSLGGGKLIDWGPVWPFGISVLFCLGALACGVGLYRLHGKNENPLN from the coding sequence ATGTATTCCGAACTCCTCAATCGCCGTTTCATCGCCCTGCTCATAGTCTCTTTTTTTAGCAGCTTTGTCTCTGCCCCCCTCAACACCCTCCTCCCCGTATATGTCGAAGCGGACCTGCTCGGCACACCCCTCTTTTCCGGGGGATTGCGCGCAGCATTTCTCATTTTAGGTGGTGTCTTTGCCGTGCCTGCGGGCCGCCTTGCCGATACCTGGGGCGTCAAACCCGTTTACGTCCTCGGCACTTTGGGACCTATTCTCGCCGGGGTTATTTTTTACAGCGGCGATCCTCTTCTCCTGACCGCCCTGTGTACCGGCATCGGCATCTCATCTGGATTTAACAGCGCCGGAGGGCAAAGCTATCTGATCAGCGCAGCCCCATCCTCTGTCATCGGCATCGCATCGGCCGGTTATTTTCTCGGCAACACCCTCGGCTCTGCTTCGGGAAATTTTCTCTCTGGCCCCATCGCCGATGCGTATGGATTTCAAACCCTCGGTTTTTGCATCACACTTGCAGGGGTAGTGCTCATCCTGATGAGCATCCTGGCCCTCCCCGCAATCCCATCGCCAAAATCTGCCGACAATGGTCGCAACCTGTCCGCATTCATTCAACTGTTCCGCCGTCTCGATGTGTGCCTCCTGTTGGGCATCCGCTACCTGCCCACCAGCTATTGGGGTGCCGTCACTCTGCTCTTGCCCCTGCTCATCTTTCGCATTGCGGGCACCAGCACCGCAGCCACGAATTACAGTGCCATCAGCCTGATCATCGCAGCTTGCTTTCAAGTACTCACCGGTCGGCTTTGCGACCGCATTGGGCGCTGGCAGCCCATCCTCGTCTCCGCATCACTCGTCGCCATCAGCGCCCTCGGCCTCGCCCTGACCGCGCATACCCTTGCTGGCATTTATGCCTTTGGCATTCTCGCAACCGCCTCGGCCTGGTCTCTCTCAACTACCATGCCGGGCCTCATACAATTGATCGCCCGCGAAGACGAAAAAGGCCGCGTTGTGGGCGCAGCCCACCTCGCCTGGAGTCTGGGCATGCTCTCCGGCAGCCTCGGCGGCGGAAAACTCATCGACTGGGGTCCCGTCTGGCCCTTTGGCATCTCCGTCTTATTTTGCCTCGGCGCACTCGCCTGCGGTGTGGGCCTCTATCGCCTGCATGGAAAAAACGAAAACCCATTGAATTGA
- a CDS encoding PIG-L family deacetylase has product MNDHSLKIIVFGAHPDDCDIKAGGIAIKYANLGHEVKFVSVTNGDAGHHEIGGVELARRRRAETQAAGAVAGIEYHVIDNHDGELEPTLENRKKIIRQIRNYTPDLILTHRPNDYHPDHRYTSILVQDSAYMVTVPNICTDTPALSYNPVIAYLSDNFQKPQPFSPDAVIAIDDVIDKKLDLLHCHTSQMYEWLPFNAGHLDQVPESPQNRREWLRHRITQSRAIADQYRDLLIKYYGQERGSKVQYAEAFEGCEYGSALTDDNIPKLFPFF; this is encoded by the coding sequence ATGAACGACCATTCCCTGAAAATCATCGTCTTTGGCGCCCATCCCGACGATTGCGATATCAAAGCGGGCGGCATCGCCATCAAATACGCAAACCTCGGGCACGAGGTAAAATTTGTCTCTGTCACCAATGGCGACGCGGGCCATCACGAAATTGGCGGCGTTGAACTCGCCCGTCGCCGCCGCGCCGAAACCCAGGCAGCAGGTGCCGTCGCGGGCATTGAATACCACGTAATCGACAATCACGACGGCGAACTTGAACCCACCCTTGAAAATCGCAAAAAAATCATCCGCCAGATTCGCAACTATACGCCAGACCTCATCCTGACCCATCGCCCCAACGACTACCACCCCGATCACCGCTACACATCCATCCTCGTGCAGGACTCGGCATACATGGTCACCGTGCCCAACATCTGCACAGACACCCCCGCTCTGTCGTACAACCCCGTCATCGCGTATCTGAGCGACAACTTCCAAAAACCGCAACCTTTCTCTCCCGATGCCGTCATAGCCATAGACGATGTCATCGACAAAAAACTCGACCTGCTACACTGCCACACATCGCAAATGTACGAATGGTTGCCCTTTAACGCGGGCCACCTCGACCAGGTACCCGAATCGCCACAAAACCGACGCGAATGGTTGCGGCATCGCATTACTCAATCTCGCGCCATAGCCGATCAGTACCGCGATCTATTGATCAAATACTACGGACAAGAACGCGGCTCAAAAGTCCAATATGCCGAAGCATTTGAAGGCTGTGAATACGGCAGCGCGCTCACAGATGACAACATCCCAAAACTTTTTCCCTTTTTCTAA
- a CDS encoding sigma 54-interacting transcriptional regulator codes for MLKSLDRTGTWRTYSIDSGLPGQRIEYIAEDNEGYLWFATFDNGVSRFDGDEFQNFTKQDGLVDDCVHFVLQDNRDRLWFGTLNGVCWYDGADFHHLEDEGIAGRAVQFIYEDREGRIWCGGHRTLGYYDGTVYHDLIPLYLQHYEKPPSPQWPNQCRGIAQDPQGHMWFGFNYLIRFDGQSFHRYEEKEGFPPRILTSYAVGQDHTGKVWIGYREYENKLWCYADGSFQSVQVDLEGTLRKIQCDSEGRMWFSTSQGVFYQDGDGFNRFTSADGLPHPAVKAVFHDREHQYWFATWGGVGLYDAQSISVFDLSAKLSREVSEISQLVQDRRGDIWIGYAAPFLNRLEKSVFRFDGEHFDFVGTEDDDIDNCFAIYEDRDGYLWFGGVNGLFCYNGQKLKKMQTTAGSGSICAIAQNSQGQFIFGHWENENKKRRRYLFVHPLRLICQQGEQFQTIFLENKDKDPYSRIGTVITGRNVYFHLIHQNFSDNDKGFARWHPEDGLKFYGIEDGLIDDRATDLIEDRNGNLWVATQRGLSCFDGRTFHNFTTKDGLPSNAIRCLFEDSQGHLWLGTDGGVVHYDGQLFQTIKSSHIGPVLKIFEDRYGSFWFGTAQNTVVRYRQRQTSSRVRLLQVVADQVYENPKEVIASTTDQQVTFEYKGMSFSTHPRDMLYVYRLEGYDPDWQPATRKTRAYYRNLSPGEYTFQVKAIDRDLNYSEIAQIQLSVEPDPRIEGLTATLNTQGDNEFIGQSEVLQQFQFQLRKVVPTDLSVLFIGETGVGKGLAARVLHAQSPNSDGPFIQVNCGALPETLIDSELFGHERGAFTSAESRRLGKVELAKGGTLFLDEISDMAVGTQARMLRLLEQGTFERVGGSETLSIQARIVAATNRNLEDMVSAGVFREDLYYRFQVFPIYLPPLRERKEDIPHLAEFFKHRMATHLGKDIAPLTPEVIEVLQACDWPGNVRELEHTIQRAVIVCRGSQIEVRDLGLYGSRIEGPAPDLKKNTVTVSQDREVVSLDEYERHYILEVLKITNYQVSGDRGAAALLRLPPSTLYGKMRKLGIKIP; via the coding sequence ATGCTCAAATCACTTGATCGCACGGGCACCTGGAGAACTTATTCCATAGACAGTGGTCTTCCGGGACAACGCATTGAATACATCGCGGAAGACAACGAAGGTTATCTCTGGTTCGCCACCTTTGATAACGGCGTTAGTCGCTTTGATGGAGACGAGTTTCAGAATTTTACCAAACAGGATGGTCTTGTGGATGACTGCGTTCATTTTGTTTTGCAGGACAATCGTGATCGGTTGTGGTTTGGTACATTAAATGGGGTCTGCTGGTACGACGGAGCAGATTTCCACCATCTGGAGGATGAGGGGATCGCAGGCCGTGCTGTGCAGTTCATCTATGAAGACCGTGAGGGGCGTATATGGTGTGGTGGTCACCGCACTCTGGGATATTACGACGGCACTGTGTACCACGACCTGATTCCGCTCTACCTTCAGCACTACGAGAAACCTCCTTCTCCTCAGTGGCCCAACCAGTGTCGAGGCATTGCTCAGGATCCACAAGGCCACATGTGGTTTGGTTTTAACTACCTCATCCGCTTTGACGGTCAATCCTTCCATCGCTATGAAGAGAAAGAAGGGTTTCCACCACGCATCCTGACGAGCTATGCTGTGGGGCAGGACCATACCGGTAAGGTGTGGATCGGCTATCGCGAATACGAAAACAAACTCTGGTGCTATGCCGATGGCTCCTTTCAGTCTGTTCAGGTAGATTTGGAGGGCACACTGCGCAAGATTCAGTGTGACAGTGAAGGCCGGATGTGGTTTTCCACTTCACAAGGCGTGTTCTATCAGGATGGTGATGGATTCAACAGGTTTACCTCTGCTGATGGGTTGCCCCATCCCGCGGTCAAAGCCGTGTTCCATGATCGCGAACATCAGTATTGGTTTGCCACCTGGGGCGGCGTTGGGCTTTACGATGCACAGAGTATCAGCGTTTTCGACCTCAGTGCGAAATTATCCAGAGAAGTGAGTGAAATCTCACAACTCGTACAAGATCGGCGAGGAGATATATGGATCGGATATGCCGCTCCTTTTCTCAACCGTCTGGAGAAAAGCGTTTTTCGCTTTGATGGCGAACACTTTGACTTTGTAGGCACTGAAGATGACGATATAGACAACTGTTTTGCCATCTACGAAGACCGCGACGGGTATCTGTGGTTTGGTGGCGTCAATGGCTTGTTCTGCTACAATGGGCAGAAGCTCAAAAAAATGCAAACAACCGCAGGTTCAGGCAGTATTTGTGCAATTGCCCAGAATTCGCAAGGGCAATTTATTTTTGGTCATTGGGAAAACGAAAATAAAAAGAGAAGAAGATACCTTTTTGTCCATCCATTGAGACTCATTTGTCAGCAGGGCGAGCAGTTCCAAACCATTTTTTTAGAAAATAAAGATAAAGATCCTTACAGCCGCATTGGCACTGTGATTACCGGGCGCAATGTCTATTTTCATCTCATCCACCAAAATTTCTCCGATAATGACAAGGGCTTCGCGCGCTGGCATCCCGAAGATGGCCTCAAATTTTATGGGATTGAAGACGGGTTGATAGATGACAGAGCCACCGATCTTATAGAAGACCGCAATGGCAACCTGTGGGTCGCTACTCAAAGAGGCCTCAGTTGCTTTGATGGCCGTACCTTCCACAACTTTACGACTAAAGATGGTCTGCCGAGCAATGCCATTCGTTGTTTGTTCGAAGATTCTCAAGGCCACCTCTGGCTTGGTACAGACGGAGGCGTGGTTCACTACGATGGCCAGCTTTTCCAGACCATCAAGTCATCGCACATAGGACCGGTGCTCAAAATATTCGAAGATCGCTATGGATCTTTCTGGTTTGGTACAGCCCAAAACACGGTGGTGCGCTACCGCCAGCGACAGACCTCGTCCAGGGTGCGTCTGCTTCAAGTTGTCGCCGATCAGGTCTATGAGAACCCGAAAGAAGTCATCGCCTCTACGACAGACCAACAGGTGACTTTCGAGTATAAGGGGATGAGTTTTTCCACCCATCCCCGCGACATGCTCTATGTCTATCGTCTTGAAGGATACGACCCCGACTGGCAGCCTGCGACACGAAAGACGCGGGCCTACTACCGGAACTTATCGCCGGGCGAGTACACCTTTCAGGTCAAAGCAATAGATCGCGATCTCAATTACTCAGAGATCGCGCAGATTCAACTCTCGGTAGAACCAGATCCGCGTATTGAGGGCCTGACTGCGACACTCAATACTCAGGGGGATAACGAGTTTATCGGTCAGAGCGAGGTTTTGCAACAGTTTCAATTCCAGCTCAGAAAGGTAGTACCCACTGATCTGTCCGTGCTGTTTATAGGCGAAACGGGTGTGGGTAAGGGATTGGCTGCGCGGGTGTTACACGCGCAGAGTCCCAATAGCGATGGTCCTTTTATACAGGTCAACTGCGGTGCACTGCCTGAAACGCTGATCGACAGTGAGCTTTTTGGTCACGAGAGGGGAGCTTTTACCAGCGCGGAGTCTCGCAGGCTGGGCAAGGTAGAATTGGCTAAGGGCGGCACGCTCTTTTTGGATGAGATCAGCGATATGGCTGTGGGAACACAGGCCAGGATGTTACGCTTGCTGGAACAAGGCACATTTGAGCGCGTTGGGGGTAGCGAGACGCTATCGATACAGGCGCGCATTGTGGCAGCGACCAATCGCAATCTTGAGGATATGGTTAGCGCAGGTGTTTTCCGCGAGGATCTGTATTATCGTTTCCAGGTTTTTCCAATCTATCTCCCCCCCTTGCGCGAGCGCAAGGAGGATATCCCGCACCTTGCCGAATTTTTCAAGCATCGCATGGCCACACATTTGGGCAAGGACATAGCTCCTTTGACGCCAGAGGTAATCGAGGTTTTGCAAGCCTGCGATTGGCCTGGGAATGTGCGGGAACTGGAACATACGATACAGCGCGCCGTAATCGTGTGTCGCGGTTCGCAAATTGAAGTGCGGGATCTGGGACTGTATGGTTCCCGAATCGAAGGCCCGGCTCCTGATCTTAAAAAGAACACCGTGACAGTTTCTCAGGACCGCGAAGTCGTGTCTTTGGACGAATATGAGCGACACTATATTCTCGAAGTGCTCAAAATCACCAACTATCAGGTAAGTGGGGATAGGGGCGCAGCGGCACTGCTAAGATTACCGCCTTCTACCCTGTATGGCAAAATGAGAAAACTGGGCATCAAGATTCCTTAA